A section of the Castanea sativa cultivar Marrone di Chiusa Pesio chromosome 12, ASM4071231v1 genome encodes:
- the LOC142620260 gene encoding uncharacterized protein LOC142620260: protein MREFMEVIREQGLYLIELLLKGIGGQICREKHKIKRGSVANVRDNGLQFDSMAFRRYCCDLGITNRYSIPTYLQGKGQAEAINKVIVNGLKKRLHDAKGRWVEELSHVLWTYQTTPRRFTGETSFSMTYGAEAVIPLEIGFSTLRTSSFIPSNNDGLLEKSLDLVEERQENVMVQLAYY from the exons ATGAGGGAATTTATGGAAGTCATACGGGAGCAAGGTCTTTATCTCATAGAGCTCTTACttaagggtattggtggccaaatatgcagagagaagcacaAGATTAAGCGAGGAAGTGTGGccaatgtcagag ataatggtttgCAATTTGATAGTATGGCCTTCAGaagatattgttgtgatctgggcattacgaatagatattccatcCCAACTTATCTGCAAGGGAAAGGGCAGGCCGAGGCTATCAACAAGGTtatagtcaatgggctcaagaaaagacTACATGATGCCAAGggaaggtgggtggaagaactgtcacatgttttatggacgtatcaaACTACACCTCGAAGGTTTACTGGAGAGAcgtcattctctatgacttatggagccgaggctgtAATCCCTCTAGAAATCGGGTTTTCAACATTAAGGACGAGCTCTTTCATCCCTAGCAATAATGACGGTTTATTGGAAAAGAGCTTAGATTTAGTTGAAGAGCGACAAGAAAACGTCatggttcagctagcttattatTAG
- the LOC142619653 gene encoding mechanosensitive ion channel protein 3, chloroplastic isoform X2: MAPAAGSIRLSRELGIYGGHRCSNQHAGVTGKGRLNLLSTNLSSNGLDAWSLHLLSNVRGPICPVSSRCNVFFCRSVLVPGGGNEIPLLKSATVVLTRSYDVLRGNPHIHKLIPAVGIIAFAAWGLGPLMRLGRIVFLDRTDSSWKKSSTHYVTTSYLQPLLLWTGAILICRALDPVVLPSEASQAVKQRLLNFVRSLSTVLAFAYCFSSLIQQAQKFFMETNESSDARNMGFNFAGKAVYTAVWVAAVSLFMELLGFSTQKWLTAGGLGTVLLTLAGREIFTNFLSSVMIHATRPFVVNEWIQTKIEGYEVSGTVEHVGWWSPTIIRGDDREAVHIPNHKFTVNVVRNLSQKTHWRIKNYLAISHLDVNKINIIVADMRKVLAKNPQVEQQKLHRRVFLESINPENQALMILVSCFVKSSHFEEYLCVKEAVILDLLRVISHHRARLATPIRTVQKIYSDADLENIPFADTIFSRSRAATNRPFLLIEPPSYRISSDDKSKTSARPTHNGENNGKFEAESTPDSKADTKAGSVSSLDPKTDHKSQAISASDGSSNFKASAMQTSDTQTGNPVTKSLVQNNSEMLQFKSENRGDAGKETTELNSKDANPLESMAEKSLATSQEAGSEKMDISSATSQAKQDGGRATSSPSIARPPLDENIVLGVALEGSKRTLPIEEEVAPSPSLAESKELTACRNGSEHPLVSKDKKDGQSTAFPSGPQSD, translated from the exons ATGGCACCTGCTGCTGGTTCTATCCGATTGTCCCGTGAATTGGGGATATATGGTGGTCATAGATGTAGTAACCAACACGCA GGTGTGACGGGAAAGGGTCGATTAAACTTACTTAGCACCAATCTTTCATCAAATGGTTTG GATGCCTGGAGTCTCCATCTTTTGAGCAATGTGCGAGGTCCAATATGTCCTGTATCCTCCAGATGTAATGTTTTCTTCTGCCGTTCTGTTCTAGTACCTGGTGGAGGAAATGAGATTCCTCTTCTGAAATCTGCAACTGTGGTTTTGACAAG GTCATATGATGTTTTACGTGGAAACCCTCATATACATAAATTAATTCCAGCAGTTGGTATCATTGCTTTTGCTGCTTGGGGTCTTGGACCACTCATGCGTCTGGGCAGGATTGTATTTCTTGAT AGAACTGATAGTAGCTGGAAGAAAAGTAGCACGCACTATGTTACGACTTCTTATCTTCAGCCTTTGCTGCTATGGACTGGAGCAATACTCATCTGCAG AGCATTGGATCCTGTAGTCCTACCTTCAGAAGCTAGCCAGGCTGTTAAACAACGACTTCTGAATTTTGTACGATCACTATCGACGGTGCTAGCATTTGCCTATTGTTTTTCAAG CTTGATTCAACAAGCACAAAAATTCTTTATGGAGACAAATGAATCCAGTGATGCAAGAAAT ATGGGCTTCAATTTTGCCGGGAAAGCTGTTTATACTGCAGTTTGGGTTGCTGCTGTTTCTTTGTTCATGGAGTTGTTAGGTTTCTCTACCCAAAAGTGGCTAACTGCTGGTGGTCTTGGTACAGTATTGCTTACCCTTGCTGGCCGTGAG ATATTTACCAATTTCCTTTCAAGTGTAATGATTCATGCAACACGGCCATTTGTTGTAAATGAATGGATTCAAACAAAGATTGAAGGCTATGAAGTTTCTGGCACAGTTGAG CATGTGGGCTGGTGGTCTCCAACAATTATAAGAGGTGATGATCGTGAAGCAGTTCACATTCCAAACCACAAGTTCACTGTTAATGTTGTGAGGAACCTTAGCCAGAAGACGCATTGGCGCATCAAGAACTATCTAGCCATCAGTCACTTGGATGTCAATAAGATCAAT ATTATTGTAGCTGATATGCGTAAGGTTTTGGCCAAAAATCCACAAGTAGAGCAGCAAAAGTTGCACAGAAGAGTTTTCCTGGAAAGCATCAATCCAGAAAATCAGGCTCTTATG ATTTTGGTTTCTTGCTTTGTGAAATCCTCTCATTTTGAAGAGTACCTCTGTGTCAAG GAAGCGGTAATCTTGGATCTTCTCAGAGTTATCAGTCATCATAGAGCTCGGCTTGCCACACCCATCCGCACAGTTCAGAAAATATATAGTGACGCTGACTTGGAAAATATTCCATTTGCTGACACAATATTTAGTCGTTCAAGAGCAGCTACTAACCGTCCCTTCCTACTCATTGAACCACCCTCTTATAGAATCAGTAGTGATGATAAAAGTAAGACTTCAGCTCGTCCCACACATAATGGTGAAAACAATGGCAAGTTTGAAGCAGAGTCAACACCTGACTCTAAAGCAGATACCAAGGCTGGATCAGTATCAAGTCTTGACCCCAAAACAGATCATAAGTCTCAGGCAATATCAGCCTCAGATGGAAGCTCAAACTTCAAGGCTTCAGCAATGCAGACATCTGACACCCAAACTGGGAATCCAGTGACTAAAAGTTTGGTCCAAAACAACTCTGAAATGCTGCAGTTCAAGAGTGAAAACAGAGGAGATGCAGGGAAGGAGACAACAGAATTGAATTCCAAAGATGCAAACCCACTTGAATCGATGGCTGAGAAATCATTAGCTACCTCCCAGGAAGCTGGCAGTGAGAAAATGGATATTTCTTCAGCCACTTCACAAGCAAAGCAAGATGGTGGGAGGGCTACTTCATCGCCATCAATTGCAAGGCCTCCCTTAGATGAGAATATTGTTCTTGGTGTGGCTTTGGAGGGGTCAAAACGAACGCTTCCAATTGAGGAAGAAGTGGCTCCATCTCCTTCGCTTGCTGAGTCAAAAGAATTGACTGCTTGCAGGAATGGGAGTGAACATCCTCTCGTTAGCAAGGATAAGAAAGACGGTCAAAGTACAGCATTTCCTAGTGGACCACAAAGTGATTAG
- the LOC142619653 gene encoding mechanosensitive ion channel protein 3, chloroplastic isoform X1 — protein sequence MAPAAGSIRLSRELGIYGGHRCSNQHAGVTGKGRLNLLSTNLSSNGLRQDAWSLHLLSNVRGPICPVSSRCNVFFCRSVLVPGGGNEIPLLKSATVVLTRSYDVLRGNPHIHKLIPAVGIIAFAAWGLGPLMRLGRIVFLDRTDSSWKKSSTHYVTTSYLQPLLLWTGAILICRALDPVVLPSEASQAVKQRLLNFVRSLSTVLAFAYCFSSLIQQAQKFFMETNESSDARNMGFNFAGKAVYTAVWVAAVSLFMELLGFSTQKWLTAGGLGTVLLTLAGREIFTNFLSSVMIHATRPFVVNEWIQTKIEGYEVSGTVEHVGWWSPTIIRGDDREAVHIPNHKFTVNVVRNLSQKTHWRIKNYLAISHLDVNKINIIVADMRKVLAKNPQVEQQKLHRRVFLESINPENQALMILVSCFVKSSHFEEYLCVKEAVILDLLRVISHHRARLATPIRTVQKIYSDADLENIPFADTIFSRSRAATNRPFLLIEPPSYRISSDDKSKTSARPTHNGENNGKFEAESTPDSKADTKAGSVSSLDPKTDHKSQAISASDGSSNFKASAMQTSDTQTGNPVTKSLVQNNSEMLQFKSENRGDAGKETTELNSKDANPLESMAEKSLATSQEAGSEKMDISSATSQAKQDGGRATSSPSIARPPLDENIVLGVALEGSKRTLPIEEEVAPSPSLAESKELTACRNGSEHPLVSKDKKDGQSTAFPSGPQSD from the exons ATGGCACCTGCTGCTGGTTCTATCCGATTGTCCCGTGAATTGGGGATATATGGTGGTCATAGATGTAGTAACCAACACGCA GGTGTGACGGGAAAGGGTCGATTAAACTTACTTAGCACCAATCTTTCATCAAATGGTTTG CGACAGGATGCCTGGAGTCTCCATCTTTTGAGCAATGTGCGAGGTCCAATATGTCCTGTATCCTCCAGATGTAATGTTTTCTTCTGCCGTTCTGTTCTAGTACCTGGTGGAGGAAATGAGATTCCTCTTCTGAAATCTGCAACTGTGGTTTTGACAAG GTCATATGATGTTTTACGTGGAAACCCTCATATACATAAATTAATTCCAGCAGTTGGTATCATTGCTTTTGCTGCTTGGGGTCTTGGACCACTCATGCGTCTGGGCAGGATTGTATTTCTTGAT AGAACTGATAGTAGCTGGAAGAAAAGTAGCACGCACTATGTTACGACTTCTTATCTTCAGCCTTTGCTGCTATGGACTGGAGCAATACTCATCTGCAG AGCATTGGATCCTGTAGTCCTACCTTCAGAAGCTAGCCAGGCTGTTAAACAACGACTTCTGAATTTTGTACGATCACTATCGACGGTGCTAGCATTTGCCTATTGTTTTTCAAG CTTGATTCAACAAGCACAAAAATTCTTTATGGAGACAAATGAATCCAGTGATGCAAGAAAT ATGGGCTTCAATTTTGCCGGGAAAGCTGTTTATACTGCAGTTTGGGTTGCTGCTGTTTCTTTGTTCATGGAGTTGTTAGGTTTCTCTACCCAAAAGTGGCTAACTGCTGGTGGTCTTGGTACAGTATTGCTTACCCTTGCTGGCCGTGAG ATATTTACCAATTTCCTTTCAAGTGTAATGATTCATGCAACACGGCCATTTGTTGTAAATGAATGGATTCAAACAAAGATTGAAGGCTATGAAGTTTCTGGCACAGTTGAG CATGTGGGCTGGTGGTCTCCAACAATTATAAGAGGTGATGATCGTGAAGCAGTTCACATTCCAAACCACAAGTTCACTGTTAATGTTGTGAGGAACCTTAGCCAGAAGACGCATTGGCGCATCAAGAACTATCTAGCCATCAGTCACTTGGATGTCAATAAGATCAAT ATTATTGTAGCTGATATGCGTAAGGTTTTGGCCAAAAATCCACAAGTAGAGCAGCAAAAGTTGCACAGAAGAGTTTTCCTGGAAAGCATCAATCCAGAAAATCAGGCTCTTATG ATTTTGGTTTCTTGCTTTGTGAAATCCTCTCATTTTGAAGAGTACCTCTGTGTCAAG GAAGCGGTAATCTTGGATCTTCTCAGAGTTATCAGTCATCATAGAGCTCGGCTTGCCACACCCATCCGCACAGTTCAGAAAATATATAGTGACGCTGACTTGGAAAATATTCCATTTGCTGACACAATATTTAGTCGTTCAAGAGCAGCTACTAACCGTCCCTTCCTACTCATTGAACCACCCTCTTATAGAATCAGTAGTGATGATAAAAGTAAGACTTCAGCTCGTCCCACACATAATGGTGAAAACAATGGCAAGTTTGAAGCAGAGTCAACACCTGACTCTAAAGCAGATACCAAGGCTGGATCAGTATCAAGTCTTGACCCCAAAACAGATCATAAGTCTCAGGCAATATCAGCCTCAGATGGAAGCTCAAACTTCAAGGCTTCAGCAATGCAGACATCTGACACCCAAACTGGGAATCCAGTGACTAAAAGTTTGGTCCAAAACAACTCTGAAATGCTGCAGTTCAAGAGTGAAAACAGAGGAGATGCAGGGAAGGAGACAACAGAATTGAATTCCAAAGATGCAAACCCACTTGAATCGATGGCTGAGAAATCATTAGCTACCTCCCAGGAAGCTGGCAGTGAGAAAATGGATATTTCTTCAGCCACTTCACAAGCAAAGCAAGATGGTGGGAGGGCTACTTCATCGCCATCAATTGCAAGGCCTCCCTTAGATGAGAATATTGTTCTTGGTGTGGCTTTGGAGGGGTCAAAACGAACGCTTCCAATTGAGGAAGAAGTGGCTCCATCTCCTTCGCTTGCTGAGTCAAAAGAATTGACTGCTTGCAGGAATGGGAGTGAACATCCTCTCGTTAGCAAGGATAAGAAAGACGGTCAAAGTACAGCATTTCCTAGTGGACCACAAAGTGATTAG
- the LOC142618612 gene encoding O-fucosyltransferase 31-like yields MKLNFSGSHSQTHTIAGLFLLLLPLLLPNLFGPLGRASPSMFSEWNAPKPRHMTLLRGALQRQTSVQQQSRLWSPLANQGWKPCAETTKVPLPEKSRGYIQVFLDGGLNQQKMGICDAVAVAKILNATLVIPHLEVNPVWQDSSSFTEIFDVDHFIDVLRDEVSIVKDLPSEYSWSTREYYGTGIRATRIKTAPVHATANWYLENALPVLESYGIAAIAPFSHRLTFENLPENLQRLRCKVNFQALAFVPHIRALGDTLVNRLRSSPNKNQAAQIKYLLLGRDQIGKPNTGKFVVLHLRFDKDMAAHSACDFGGGKAEKLALAKYRQVLWQGRVLNSQFTDEELRNQGRCPLTPEEIGLLLAALGFDNNTRLYLASHKVYGGEARISTLRKLFPLMEDKKSLASVEERDKVEGKASLLAAVDYYVSMQSNIFISASPGNMHNALVGHRAYMNLKTIRPNMALLGQLFLNKSMEWSEFQRAVLEGHKNRQGQIRLRKEKQSIYTYPAPDCMCQA; encoded by the exons ATGAAGCTCAATTTCAGTGGGTCCCATTCCCAGACCCACACTATTGCTGGGCTTTTCTTGCTCCTCTTGCCGCTTCTCCTCCCCAACCTGTTCGGCCCACTGGGCCGTGCCTCTCCTTCCATGTTCTCT GAATGGAATGCTCCAAAACCTAGACACATGACTTTACTGCGCGGAGCTTTACAGCGACAAACT TCAGTTCAACAGCAGAGCAGACTCTGGTCTCCCTTGGCTAACCAAGGATGGAAGCCGTGTGCCGAGACTACAAAAGTACCAT TGCCGGAAAAATCTAGGGGTTATATCCAGGTGTTCCTTGATGGAGGATTGAACCAGCAGAAGATGGGG ATATGTGATGCAGTTGCTGTTGCTAAAATTTTGAATGCAACCCTGGTTATTCCACATCTAGAGGTGAATCCTGTATGGCAAGATTCAAG TTCATTCACAGAAATATTTGATGTTGATCATTTTATTGATGTACTGCGTGATGAAGTTTCTATAGTGAAAGATCTACCTAGTGAATATTCTTGGAGCACAAGGGAGTATTATGGTACAGGCATTCGAGCTACTAGAATCAAAACAGCGCCTGTTCATGCTACAGCTAACTGGTATCTGGAAAATGCCTTGCCTGTATTGGAGAG TTATGGAATTGCTGCTATTGCTCCATTCTCTCATCGATTGACCTTTGAAAACCTGCCTGAAAACCTTCAGCGTCTACGTTGTAAAGTCAACTTTCAAGCACTAGCTTTTGTTCCGCATATCAGAGCATTGGGAGACACCCTTGTTAATCGCCTCCGTTCCTCTCCCAACAAAAACCAAGCAGCACAGATTAAGTACCTACTGCTGGGAAGAGATCAGATTGGGAAACCGAACACTGGGAAATTTGTTGTATTACATCTTCGCTTTGATAAG GATATGGCTGCTCATTCAGCTTGTGATTTTGGTGGGGGTAAAGCCGAGAAACTGGCTCTTGCAAAATACCGGCAGGTGCTTTGGCAAGGAAGGGTCCTAAACTCTCAGTTCACTGATGAGGAGTTGCGGAATCAGGGACGTTGCCCATTGACTCCAGAAGAGATTGGATTGCTGCTAGCAGCATTGGGCTTTGACAATAATACCCGCCTTTATCTTGCTTCCCACAAG gTTTATGGTGGAGAGGCAAGGATCTCAACTTTGCGCAAATTATTTCCACTAATGGAAGATAAGAAGAGCCTTGCCTCTGTAGAGGAAAGGGACAAGGTTGAAGGCAAAGCTTCTTTATTAGCAGCAGTTGACTATTATGTGAGCATGCAGAGCAACATCTTCATTTCTGCTTCTCCTGGCAATATGCATAATGCTTTG GTGGGACATCGAGCTTACATGAACTTGAAGACTATAAGACCAAACATGGCACTCTTGGGCCAGCTCTTCCTGAATAAAAGCATGGAATGGTCAGAGTTCCAACGGGCAGTTCTTGAAGGACATAAAAATAGACAAGGGCAGATCAGGTTAAGAAAGGAGAAGCAATCCATATATACTTATCCTGCTCCTGATTGCATGTGTCAAGCTTAA